A section of the Desulfovibrio sp. Huiquan2017 genome encodes:
- a CDS encoding HAD-IA family hydrolase: MAAITLKGVVFDLDGVITRTARVHAQAWEASFNEFLKHQAEETGTPFEPFDRTSDYQNYVDGKPRFEGVLSFLKSRNIRLAPGDPDDPPGFDTVCAIGNKKNALFQEILKEQGPEVFDTSVALVKELKRNGVLVALATSSRNGMLVLELAGLTTLFDAHVDGVVSAELDLKGKPEPDIFVAAVRKMGLEPGECAVVEDALSGVQAGCAGNFGLTLGVARNIGGEMLKRFGADMVVSDLGEITVSDLMEWFESGMATDEWYLTYHGFEPGDEKLRETLTCVGNGYLGSRGAYECECSSYYFYPGTYISGIFNKTPSDVEGREIWNNDLVNCPNWLPVAFKIGNGEFVSPLSMEILSYSHRLNMREAVMERHLVVRDQVGRITRISSRRVASMADPHLLAMQFDFTPLNYSAKLTFRSSLDGNVSNEGVARYSSLNTHHLNRVGGGKAGDGIYLHMETSHSRYQIVMTAKTRMLEDAKPIEVRKEVVQDRSQVSEEICVQVRENHCYGLEKFVYVRTSLDREPGDLREMCLDGLKSVKTFKGVYGPHAKFWKNLWQKADIRVKGDRFVQRVLRLHIYHLLVTASPHNVGRDAGMPARGLSGEAYRGHIFWDEVYILPFFDANFPDISRALLMYRYNRLDAAREYARENGYAGAMFPWQTADDGSEETQEVHYNPESKDWGPDLSRRQRHVSIAVFVNTWRYVSWTGDHAFLREYGAELMLDIARFWGSIATFDEATGKYHIDGVMGPDEFHEKLPGSTEPGLRDNAYTNIMVVWLLEKALGVLDTLPPKVKSQITARLGLSDEDVAKWRDMTTKLNVIVTEDGIISQFDGYMDLPELDWDSYRQRFYSIHRMDRILKAEGDSPDNYKVAKQADTLMTWYILEPEEVARILRKLGHDVPDPLKLLKDNYDFYEKRTSHGSTLSKVVHAVIARYIYPSNVSWDWFMEAMESDIYDTQGGTTVEGIHTGVMAGTLEVLKQDYAGLNLSAMPMKVDPDPPAHWGEMRLSFIWRSIWFDLVVEQDRVNMTAFHQGDKIVPVEIFGQSFELKPGKTIEARRPKQR; the protein is encoded by the coding sequence GTGGCAGCAATCACACTCAAGGGCGTGGTCTTCGACCTGGACGGCGTCATCACTCGGACCGCAAGGGTACATGCTCAGGCCTGGGAAGCATCTTTCAACGAGTTCCTCAAGCACCAGGCCGAGGAAACCGGCACTCCGTTCGAGCCCTTTGACCGCACGAGCGACTACCAGAATTACGTGGACGGCAAGCCTCGCTTCGAGGGTGTGCTCAGTTTTCTCAAGTCCCGCAACATTCGGCTGGCCCCCGGCGATCCGGACGACCCGCCGGGCTTCGACACGGTCTGCGCCATCGGCAACAAGAAGAACGCGCTGTTCCAGGAGATCCTCAAAGAGCAGGGGCCCGAGGTCTTCGACACCTCCGTGGCCCTGGTCAAGGAACTCAAGCGCAACGGCGTGCTCGTGGCGTTGGCCACCTCCAGCCGCAACGGCATGCTTGTCCTCGAACTGGCCGGGTTGACCACCCTGTTCGACGCGCACGTGGATGGCGTGGTCTCGGCCGAACTCGACCTCAAGGGCAAGCCCGAGCCGGATATCTTCGTCGCCGCCGTCCGAAAAATGGGGCTTGAGCCCGGCGAGTGCGCCGTGGTCGAAGACGCCCTGTCCGGCGTCCAGGCAGGCTGCGCGGGCAATTTCGGTCTGACCCTGGGTGTGGCCCGGAACATCGGCGGCGAGATGCTCAAGCGGTTCGGGGCCGACATGGTCGTGTCCGACCTGGGCGAGATCACCGTGTCCGACCTCATGGAGTGGTTCGAGTCCGGCATGGCCACGGACGAATGGTACCTGACCTACCACGGCTTCGAGCCGGGCGACGAGAAGCTGCGCGAGACCCTGACCTGCGTGGGCAACGGCTACCTTGGCTCGCGCGGGGCCTACGAGTGCGAGTGCTCGTCCTATTACTTCTACCCGGGCACCTACATCTCCGGCATCTTCAACAAGACCCCCAGCGACGTGGAGGGGCGCGAAATCTGGAACAACGACCTGGTCAACTGCCCCAACTGGCTGCCCGTGGCCTTCAAGATCGGCAACGGCGAGTTCGTTTCGCCCCTGTCCATGGAGATTCTCAGCTACTCCCATCGCCTGAATATGCGTGAAGCGGTCATGGAACGCCATTTGGTGGTCCGCGATCAGGTGGGCCGCATCACCCGCATCTCTTCCCGGCGCGTGGCCTCCATGGCCGACCCGCATCTGTTGGCCATGCAATTCGATTTCACCCCGCTCAACTACTCGGCCAAACTGACCTTCCGCTCGTCGTTGGACGGCAACGTCAGCAACGAGGGCGTGGCCCGTTATTCCAGCCTGAACACACATCATCTGAACCGGGTGGGCGGCGGCAAAGCCGGGGATGGCATCTACCTGCACATGGAGACCTCCCATTCGCGCTACCAGATCGTCATGACCGCCAAGACGAGGATGCTCGAAGACGCCAAGCCCATCGAGGTGCGCAAGGAAGTGGTCCAGGATCGCTCCCAAGTCTCCGAGGAAATCTGCGTCCAGGTCAGGGAAAACCACTGCTACGGCCTGGAGAAATTCGTCTACGTGCGCACTTCCCTGGACCGTGAGCCCGGCGACCTGCGCGAGATGTGCCTGGACGGGCTCAAGTCCGTGAAGACCTTCAAGGGCGTCTACGGCCCCCATGCGAAATTCTGGAAAAACCTGTGGCAAAAGGCGGACATCCGGGTCAAGGGCGATCGCTTCGTCCAGCGGGTGCTCCGGTTGCATATCTACCATCTGCTGGTCACGGCCAGCCCGCACAACGTGGGCCGCGATGCGGGCATGCCCGCCCGGGGCCTGTCCGGCGAGGCCTATCGGGGACACATCTTCTGGGACGAGGTCTACATCCTGCCCTTCTTCGACGCCAATTTCCCGGATATCTCCAGGGCGTTGCTCATGTATCGCTACAACCGTCTGGACGCGGCCCGCGAATACGCCCGCGAGAACGGCTACGCCGGGGCCATGTTTCCCTGGCAGACCGCCGACGACGGCAGCGAGGAGACCCAGGAGGTCCATTACAATCCCGAGTCCAAGGACTGGGGGCCGGACTTGTCCCGCCGCCAGCGGCACGTGTCCATAGCGGTCTTCGTCAATACCTGGCGTTACGTGTCCTGGACCGGGGATCATGCCTTCCTGCGTGAATACGGCGCGGAATTGATGCTCGACATCGCCCGCTTCTGGGGTTCCATCGCCACCTTTGACGAAGCGACCGGCAAATACCACATCGACGGGGTCATGGGCCCGGACGAGTTCCACGAGAAACTCCCGGGCTCCACGGAGCCGGGCCTGCGCGACAATGCCTACACCAACATCATGGTCGTCTGGCTGCTCGAAAAGGCACTAGGCGTCCTCGATACCCTGCCGCCCAAGGTCAAGAGCCAGATCACCGCGCGTCTCGGCCTGTCCGACGAGGATGTGGCCAAGTGGCGGGATATGACCACCAAGCTCAACGTCATTGTCACCGAGGACGGCATCATCAGCCAGTTCGACGGCTACATGGACCTGCCCGAATTGGACTGGGATTCCTACCGCCAGCGGTTCTACTCCATCCACCGCATGGACCGCATCCTCAAGGCCGAAGGCGATTCGCCCGATAACTACAAGGTCGCCAAGCAGGCCGACACCCTGATGACCTGGTACATCCTCGAACCCGAGGAGGTGGCCCGCATACTGCGCAAGCTCGGCCACGACGTGCCCGACCCCCTCAAGCTGCTCAAGGACAACTACGACTTCTACGAAAAGCGGACCAGCCACGGTTCCACCCTGTCCAAAGTGGTCCACGCGGTCATCGCCCGGTACATCTATCCGAGCAACGTGTCTTGGGACTGGTTCATGGAAGCCATGGAATCCGACATCTACGACACCCAGGGCGGCACCACCGTGGAAGGGATCCACACCGGCGTCATGGCCGGGACCCTCGAAGTCCTCAAGCAGGACTACGCCGGGCTCAATCTGTCCGCCATGCCCATGAAGGTCGATCCCGACCCGCCCGCACACTGGGGCGAGATGCGCCTGTCGTTCATCTGGCGGTCCATCTGGTTTGATCTGGTCGTCGAGCAGGATCGCGTCAACATGACCGCCTTC
- a CDS encoding trehalose 6-phosphate synthase: MAGIDHVELRTLKDFYALMAASVAIRRRAAAALLDGETVDGDIPVSLSNLLASLEEVPDVDGGKRLALGGGRSIALDMGYEIDETRKDIFFLEEGEDAFLDMLADFHPGFDEHVARGRELLHGAELGCLVTDRDGTVNNYCARYLTSIQSVYNAVFLTRFARTRVARPVILTSAPLEGLVRISVNPEGEFFYAASKGRECLGRDGRVRRLAITPEKQAAMDALNARLTELTRRPEYEKFTLIGSGLQEKFGQSTVARQDIGGSIDPAESKAFLTTLETLVAELDPSEENFRIEDTGLDVEIILTVETEGEGLKDFDKGDGVRFLDGELGLGMAHGANLICGDTGSDVPMLEAALDFSPDTKTIFVTEDKELEARVTRLTDAALIVPEPDMLVTILGTL, encoded by the coding sequence ATGGCCGGGATTGATCACGTCGAACTGAGGACGCTAAAGGATTTCTACGCGCTCATGGCCGCTTCCGTCGCGATCCGGCGGCGGGCTGCGGCTGCGTTGCTCGACGGCGAAACTGTTGACGGGGACATCCCGGTTTCACTCTCCAACCTTCTGGCTTCGCTGGAGGAAGTCCCCGATGTGGACGGCGGCAAGCGCCTCGCCCTCGGCGGTGGCCGGAGCATTGCTCTGGACATGGGCTACGAGATCGACGAGACGCGCAAGGATATCTTTTTCCTTGAGGAGGGTGAAGATGCCTTCCTGGATATGCTCGCCGATTTCCATCCCGGCTTCGACGAACACGTGGCCCGGGGGCGCGAGTTGCTTCACGGCGCGGAACTGGGCTGCCTGGTCACGGACCGGGACGGCACGGTCAACAACTATTGCGCCCGCTACCTGACCTCCATCCAATCCGTGTACAACGCGGTATTCCTGACCCGTTTCGCACGGACCCGCGTGGCCAGGCCGGTCATCCTGACCTCCGCCCCCCTGGAGGGACTGGTCCGGATCTCGGTCAACCCGGAAGGCGAGTTCTTTTACGCGGCCTCCAAGGGGCGCGAGTGCCTGGGCCGCGACGGCCGGGTTCGGCGGTTGGCCATCACTCCGGAAAAGCAGGCGGCCATGGATGCGCTCAACGCCCGCCTGACCGAACTGACCAGACGGCCCGAGTATGAGAAGTTCACCCTGATCGGCTCGGGGTTGCAGGAGAAGTTCGGTCAGTCCACCGTGGCCCGGCAGGACATCGGCGGATCTATCGACCCGGCCGAGTCCAAGGCCTTTCTGACCACGTTAGAGACCCTGGTGGCCGAACTGGACCCGTCGGAGGAGAACTTCCGCATCGAGGATACCGGCCTGGACGTGGAGATCATCCTTACGGTGGAGACCGAAGGCGAGGGACTCAAGGATTTCGACAAGGGCGACGGTGTCCGGTTCCTCGACGGCGAGCTGGGCCTGGGCATGGCCCACGGGGCGAATCTCATTTGCGGCGACACCGGCTCGGATGTGCCCATGCTGGAGGCGGCGCTTGATTTTTCACCCGATACAAAAACTATTTTTGTAACTGAAGACAAGGAGTTGGAAGCGCGGGTAACCCGCCTGACCGACGCGGCGCTGATCGTGCCCGAGCCGGACATGCTGGTGACGATTCTGGGTACCCTGTGA
- a CDS encoding DUF4139 domain-containing protein gives MNRPSFSNAPLLALALFLLFPLAGPAQAAGSVLAVYNSGRAQVTESRVVTLPEGAAAVVFTDIPSTLDPSSIRATAPDMTVEDVQYAYRPITAANLLNAYIGKELSVILPDPADANARILRKAKLLANADRPIFAMGKEVYVGSYEALLLPEMPKGFDAEPTLTLTTRSSVAGRKNVALSYLMDGLGWRADYNLTVGQAGETCDLDAWATVTNNSDHAFPGADLRLVAGDVQRAAAPKMLARGNAVMAEAMVMDTAPAPAMAAEESFSQYHVYDPGRYVSIPASGSKQVGLFSAANIPVRTELSSLFRSGPNQRAGKINQSVESALILTNTAANNLGKPMPAGVVRVYMPMASGTKLLAGEARIGHAAEGEEVRLVIGRSFDVNVERTQTSFKRIGKNAAEISWRITVRNGSAESRDIKLRESLAGQWTILNADTPYVPTDAGTIEFDLKNVAPSAGTEGKAVNYTVRFEYS, from the coding sequence ATGAATCGGCCAAGCTTTTCCAACGCTCCGCTGCTCGCACTCGCACTCTTTCTCCTCTTTCCCCTGGCCGGTCCGGCACAGGCCGCTGGTTCGGTGTTGGCCGTGTATAATTCCGGTCGGGCCCAAGTGACGGAATCCCGCGTGGTGACGTTGCCCGAGGGGGCCGCCGCCGTGGTCTTCACCGATATCCCGTCCACCCTGGACCCGTCCTCCATCCGGGCCACGGCCCCGGACATGACCGTGGAGGACGTCCAATACGCCTACCGGCCCATCACCGCCGCCAATTTGCTGAACGCCTACATCGGCAAGGAGCTGTCCGTGATCCTGCCCGACCCGGCGGACGCCAACGCGCGCATCCTGCGCAAGGCCAAGCTGTTGGCCAACGCGGACCGGCCCATTTTCGCCATGGGCAAGGAAGTCTACGTGGGCTCCTACGAGGCCTTGCTTCTGCCCGAGATGCCCAAGGGATTCGACGCCGAGCCGACCCTGACCCTGACCACGAGAAGCTCCGTGGCCGGGCGCAAGAACGTGGCCCTGAGCTACCTTATGGACGGCCTGGGGTGGCGCGCGGACTACAACCTGACCGTCGGCCAGGCCGGTGAGACCTGCGATCTGGACGCCTGGGCCACGGTAACCAACAATTCCGACCACGCCTTCCCCGGCGCGGACCTGCGCCTGGTCGCCGGGGACGTGCAGCGGGCGGCCGCGCCCAAGATGTTAGCCCGGGGGAATGCCGTGATGGCCGAGGCCATGGTCATGGATACTGCTCCGGCTCCCGCCATGGCCGCCGAGGAATCCTTTTCTCAGTACCACGTCTATGATCCGGGCCGGTATGTGTCCATCCCGGCGTCCGGGTCCAAGCAGGTCGGGCTGTTCTCGGCCGCGAACATCCCGGTGCGGACCGAGCTGTCCAGCCTTTTTCGCAGCGGACCCAACCAACGCGCAGGCAAGATCAATCAGAGCGTGGAATCGGCTTTGATCCTGACCAACACAGCGGCGAACAACCTGGGCAAGCCGATGCCTGCGGGCGTGGTCCGGGTGTATATGCCGATGGCGAGCGGAACCAAGCTCCTGGCGGGCGAGGCGCGCATCGGCCACGCGGCCGAGGGCGAGGAGGTCCGGTTGGTCATCGGCCGATCCTTCGACGTCAATGTGGAGCGCACGCAGACCAGCTTCAAGCGCATCGGCAAGAACGCCGCCGAGATAAGCTGGAGAATCACCGTGCGCAACGGCTCGGCCGAGTCCCGGGACATCAAGCTCCGGGAATCCCTGGCCGGACAATGGACCATCCTGAACGCGGACACACCTTACGTGCCCACGGACGCGGGCACCATCGAATTCGATCTGAAGAACGTCGCGCCTTCCGCCGGCACGGAGGGAAAGGCGGTCAACTACACCGTACGCTTCGAGTACTCATAA
- a CDS encoding diguanylate cyclase: protein MKILIIDDAPNSADQLTEMLLGAGYTDVSDVDSLDRALRFMQRSLARETPVDLVLIALENQDIDGIAAILTLKSHREFEDIPIIAIAAEDNSDELDRAFAAGASDYIVKPVGRTELRARVRSALQLRREMIKRMLREHELERLARKLERMSNQDGLTGLANRRCFDDTLIREWVRNGREDNSLGLLMIDIDHFKAYNDALGHVDGDICLRSVARAIRAATNRPGDLVARYGGEEFAIILPNTEFDGARVVAENIHANLAKSCIRHPDSRVSCTVTVSIGVAAAVPTCDTTPEHLIQAADRALYQAKQSGRNRTESICLPDPDQLRQ from the coding sequence ATGAAAATTCTCATTATCGATGATGCCCCGAACTCTGCGGACCAGTTGACCGAAATGCTGCTGGGCGCAGGCTACACCGATGTATCGGACGTGGACTCCCTGGACCGCGCCCTGCGCTTCATGCAGCGCAGCCTGGCCAGGGAAACGCCCGTGGACCTCGTGCTCATTGCGCTCGAAAACCAGGACATCGACGGCATCGCCGCCATCCTGACGCTCAAGTCCCACCGCGAGTTCGAGGACATCCCGATCATCGCCATCGCCGCCGAGGATAATTCGGACGAACTGGACCGAGCCTTCGCAGCCGGGGCCTCGGACTACATCGTCAAGCCCGTGGGGCGCACGGAACTGCGCGCCCGGGTGCGCTCCGCCCTGCAATTGCGCCGCGAGATGATCAAGCGCATGCTCCGGGAACACGAACTGGAACGGCTGGCCCGCAAGCTCGAACGCATGTCCAACCAGGACGGGCTGACCGGCCTGGCCAACCGCCGCTGTTTCGACGACACCCTCATCCGCGAATGGGTACGCAACGGCCGCGAGGACAATTCCCTGGGGTTGCTGATGATCGACATCGACCATTTCAAGGCCTACAACGACGCGCTCGGCCATGTGGACGGCGACATCTGCCTGCGCAGCGTGGCCCGGGCCATCCGAGCCGCCACCAACCGGCCCGGCGACCTCGTCGCCCGTTACGGCGGCGAGGAGTTCGCCATCATCCTGCCCAACACCGAGTTCGACGGCGCGCGCGTAGTGGCCGAGAACATCCACGCCAACCTGGCCAAATCGTGCATCCGCCACCCCGATTCCCGGGTATCCTGTACCGTCACCGTATCCATCGGCGTGGCCGCCGCCGTGCCCACCTGCGACACCACCCCCGAGCACCTCATTCAGGCCGCCGACCGCGCCCTCTACCAGGCCAAACAATCCGGGCGCAACCGGACCGAGTCCATCTGCCTTCCCGACCCCGATCAACTGCGCCAATAA
- a CDS encoding helix-turn-helix transcriptional regulator translates to MSNGFEAFFKRLCSETEIKNQSQLARELDVGRAAVSLAKRKGSVPARWILDLSARFGLNPLWLEQGKGFPRPEAALAAAAEDGACYEEIPKVRARLCAGGGSFETEGQVEGYYSFRSDWLTHRGNPANMVLMEVIGNSMEPEIKEGDMVLIDQSRTDVLSGGIYAVGVEDTVMVKRVERLPGTLVLRSDNVDYSPVHLSGDELDNVRVIGQVLWASREYR, encoded by the coding sequence ATGAGCAACGGATTTGAAGCGTTTTTCAAGAGGCTCTGTTCCGAGACGGAGATCAAGAACCAGTCCCAACTGGCTCGCGAACTGGATGTGGGCCGGGCGGCGGTGTCCCTGGCCAAGCGCAAGGGCTCGGTGCCCGCGCGTTGGATTCTGGACCTGTCGGCCCGGTTCGGGTTGAACCCGCTGTGGCTGGAACAGGGCAAGGGCTTTCCCCGGCCCGAGGCGGCCTTGGCCGCCGCCGCCGAGGACGGGGCGTGCTACGAGGAGATCCCCAAGGTGCGCGCCCGCCTCTGCGCGGGCGGCGGCTCGTTTGAGACCGAAGGCCAGGTTGAGGGATACTATTCCTTCCGCTCGGACTGGCTGACTCACCGGGGCAACCCCGCCAACATGGTCCTCATGGAGGTCATCGGCAACTCCATGGAGCCGGAGATCAAGGAAGGGGACATGGTCCTCATCGACCAGTCGCGTACCGACGTCCTGTCTGGCGGCATTTATGCCGTGGGCGTGGAGGACACGGTCATGGTCAAGCGTGTGGAGCGCCTCCCCGGCACCCTGGTTTTGCGTAGCGACAATGTGGATTATTCTCCAGTCCACCTGTCCGGCGACGAGCTCGACAACGTGCGCGTCATCGGCCAGGTCCTGTGGGCGTCCCGGGAATACCGCTAG
- the rnr gene encoding ribonuclease R: protein MTRKKRNGPGPSAPPLSAAALLKLFKEMKRPMSRAEVIRQLKLKKKDKAVVKDLLRDLVQKGKLVRIRRGYGLAESMHCITGRLEIQRQGYGFVVPEDSRRKDVFVNQRDLNEAWHGDRVVVSVVGEPKAGRNAEGRIVRILERGRKVLPVKVVKRMTGGEWLCRPSDPRLGFGIIATLKDPSIKVKPGEIALCAPGERIDPAMWEGEITKSLGEEADIAVQEALVKSNHNIRTRFPSGSVNQAETLPPEPSGKDFKGRRNLSDKQFVTIDGATARDFDDAVLVERRKGGYRLWVAIADVSHYVPEGSPLDREAFERGNSYYFPRSVEPMFPEKLSNGLCSLNPDVPRLTMVVCMDTDQEGRTRQTQVFPAVIRSHARLTYTQVFEAVMEKRAEARAGMSPELIAMLELAEELARKINVLRAQRGSLDFDLPEPEIFFDVHGETSDIRPRKRNFAHQLIEEFMIAANEAVAHFLVERGLPCLFRIHPPADEEKLKNLFRLLSRTDKSVVMPKEITPKKLQMLVASMAGTDKEYIVNRMLLRSMKQAKYSPDNEGHFGLASEEYAHFTSPIRRYADLVLHRLVKAALHEGEGVPAPVPGRKKLLNVANHLSSRERVAMDAEREILKRVTVLFMRDKVGETFDAVISHITDFGFFVELKEVMAEGLIRLSTMDDDYYTYWPQREMLVGERTGRSFYLGQAVEVVLEEASVERLELNFNLKSVAAAAKDYKDLI, encoded by the coding sequence ATGACTAGAAAAAAACGCAACGGTCCCGGACCTTCCGCACCGCCCCTGTCGGCGGCCGCGCTGCTCAAATTGTTCAAGGAGATGAAGCGGCCCATGTCCCGGGCCGAGGTCATCCGCCAGCTCAAGCTCAAGAAAAAGGACAAGGCCGTGGTCAAGGACCTGCTCCGCGACCTGGTCCAGAAGGGCAAGCTGGTGCGCATCCGGCGCGGCTACGGCCTGGCCGAGTCCATGCACTGCATCACCGGGCGGCTGGAGATCCAGCGCCAGGGGTACGGCTTCGTGGTGCCCGAGGACTCCCGGCGCAAGGACGTCTTCGTCAATCAGCGGGACCTGAACGAAGCCTGGCACGGCGACCGCGTGGTCGTCTCGGTGGTGGGCGAACCCAAGGCGGGACGCAATGCCGAAGGGCGCATCGTGCGCATCCTGGAGCGCGGCCGCAAGGTCCTGCCGGTCAAGGTGGTCAAGCGGATGACCGGCGGCGAATGGCTCTGCCGTCCGTCCGACCCGAGGCTCGGTTTCGGGATCATCGCCACTCTCAAGGACCCCTCGATCAAGGTCAAGCCGGGCGAGATCGCCCTGTGCGCGCCCGGCGAGCGCATCGACCCGGCCATGTGGGAAGGGGAGATCACCAAGTCGCTTGGCGAGGAGGCCGACATCGCCGTGCAGGAGGCGCTGGTCAAGTCCAACCACAACATCCGTACCCGGTTCCCGTCCGGGTCCGTGAACCAGGCCGAGACCCTGCCGCCGGAGCCGTCCGGCAAGGATTTCAAGGGCCGCCGCAACCTGTCCGACAAGCAGTTCGTGACCATCGACGGGGCTACGGCACGCGATTTCGACGACGCCGTGCTGGTAGAGCGGCGCAAGGGTGGCTACCGCTTGTGGGTGGCCATTGCCGACGTTTCCCACTACGTGCCCGAGGGGTCGCCCCTGGACCGCGAGGCCTTTGAACGCGGTAATTCCTATTATTTCCCGAGGTCCGTGGAACCCATGTTCCCGGAAAAACTGTCCAACGGATTGTGCTCGCTCAACCCGGACGTGCCGCGCCTGACCATGGTGGTCTGCATGGACACCGACCAGGAAGGGCGCACCCGGCAGACCCAGGTCTTTCCCGCAGTCATCCGCAGCCACGCCCGGCTGACCTATACCCAGGTCTTCGAGGCGGTCATGGAGAAGCGGGCCGAGGCGCGCGCGGGGATGTCGCCCGAGTTGATCGCCATGCTGGAGCTGGCCGAGGAACTAGCCCGCAAGATCAACGTGTTGCGCGCCCAGCGCGGGTCCCTGGACTTCGACCTGCCCGAGCCGGAGATATTCTTCGACGTGCACGGCGAGACCTCGGACATCCGTCCCCGGAAGCGCAACTTCGCCCATCAGCTCATCGAGGAATTCATGATCGCGGCCAACGAGGCCGTGGCCCATTTCCTGGTCGAACGCGGGTTGCCCTGCCTGTTCCGCATCCATCCCCCGGCGGACGAGGAAAAGCTCAAAAATCTGTTCCGGCTGTTGTCGCGCACGGACAAGTCCGTGGTCATGCCCAAGGAGATCACTCCCAAGAAGCTCCAGATGCTGGTGGCCTCCATGGCGGGGACGGACAAGGAATACATCGTCAACCGCATGCTCCTGCGCTCCATGAAGCAGGCCAAGTATTCGCCGGACAACGAGGGGCACTTTGGTCTGGCCAGCGAGGAATACGCCCACTTCACCTCGCCCATCCGGCGCTATGCCGACCTGGTGCTTCACCGGCTGGTCAAGGCCGCCCTGCACGAGGGAGAGGGCGTGCCCGCGCCCGTGCCGGGCCGCAAGAAGCTGCTCAACGTGGCCAACCACCTGTCCAGCCGCGAACGGGTGGCCATGGACGCCGAACGCGAGATCCTCAAGCGGGTGACCGTGCTGTTCATGCGCGACAAGGTGGGTGAAACCTTTGACGCGGTCATTTCGCACATCACCGACTTCGGCTTTTTCGTGGAACTCAAGGAAGTTATGGCCGAGGGGCTGATCCGGCTGTCCACCATGGACGACGATTATTACACCTATTGGCCTCAGCGTGAAATGCTTGTGGGCGAGCGCACCGGACGGTCCTTCTACCTGGGGCAGGCCGTGGAGGTGGTTCTCGAAGAGGCCAGCGTGGAACGGCTGGAGCTGAACTTCAACCTCAAGTCCGTGGCGGCTGCGGCCAAGGATTACAAGGATCTCATCTAG